One segment of Cydia amplana chromosome 16, ilCydAmpl1.1, whole genome shotgun sequence DNA contains the following:
- the LOC134655010 gene encoding uncharacterized protein LOC134655010 isoform X1 — MWRLVFVCLLSWAGGQSGRAPRQDHHGRGWDIRLAVPGKPGNDYPTLANIPRTTFSCAGRQPGYYADLETNCQAFRVCTAGSTYGFQSFLCPNGTLFNQAVFVCDWWMNVKCEASQNFFNNNEKFGNLKLGPQLMKDIKKMITHPMRNPIDKGVMKGNLVVMQDYKPPSGQLFPNSALIASADRTPSNVFVPPKITQQHFGQSNFIRDTSFAFSTPSPSYIPFDVQPTQADAEVFQRQRQNGQQWQNGQQWQSGQQFQNGQQWQNGQQFQNGQQWQNGQQWQNGQQWQNNGQNSQSGNQFGRLVQPTSSTNNNVNTIRQNQLSQTQLNPAPTTYNPQNFNNQRIQGNRQNAQYTANKTPVQWNSGKQAEFGVSLTNQQFNHNSNQASQQQNLGFPKFSSDIKGPVGNKAKENLVSNNDIPSTVITKTITVNRIIQEPKTGQPKSRVVFKTWIVKPSKAAKLVAEPTAYTYSRPTPPISERQVEASTPYVYNRPTTPPPPPPSPPPAKIISEPDESYVYNRPTVAAKVVSELDEPYVYNKPTVAAKVRSNVRQLPRVTEAEEPYVYNRPTPAVKIVSTVRQVPRAYLPPTTPAPTVARLYQPPTTVEPTKPSRLYLTPTTLNPLERIYLPPSQPAPFRQYLTPNTDIQSPFSQNEKLIAAPTSPSPVYVAPTKEISTQPSFTLTKHSRINANHNNLTFADILTKEKLDITVNDIVKDTSKILKSASNEQFGRLTQDLNSVDYPEENAYLPPDSNPSSKESLTPSTLPDTAKSSRLNQAPSKDLEPPLETPKDIKNTNQLSNLPFFKQPTNTIERTVSLKISIPENVASYLFKNTNESDLDRLEILNTGSSNYLVLTNQLATSTTPTFIPIGKLIADKNSSLSNSQALVFSLLANSINVAKEYSNIAQQNVLPATSTQPQFQNVNEEELARITNQISQLTSSQYSGNNQNGNLGNAKIVSTSQTTTSNSGTEHTQTQFTNNLVQNSGKSGQLNVTPQQSGSFYSSQFQFGNGFGPMVSNANQNQVYSGQLYQLPVPQVTEQVYNKGSPAKLIQADNVNNFASEAEHLQTNQQSNAKNNINQSKQSSADVEIVQSHSLPVPSPAKLQVAPEEANFNSQESSQAFINNFLNSEGISAQVQDNIIGTIPHPLEKNKFVTYKKDQSYSFYTRLDGNDLDQPTASSRNPQLNAGSQQNAKLTQADEDIFQLIPSVGYQLEDEKEQEKILNAFNINEFGSPKSENNNNNEGYILPTPTNRRSDVLTTNVDFSVTHPFAKQLLVQRRPNAIYDGPSSYSAPQGSIGFLDTSQRILQNQNLNARLEQFDIVSSNGNGYPPNSQRQFGY, encoded by the exons ATGTGGAGATTGGTTTTCG TATGCTTGTTATCCTGGGCGGGCGGGCAGAGCGGGCGCGCGCCGCGGCAGGACCACCACGGGCGAGGCTGGGACATCCGACTCGCCGTCCCAGGCAAGCCGGGAAACGACTACCCCACGCTCGCCAACATCCCAAGAACGACCTTCTCTTGCGCTGGTAGACAACCAG GTTACTATGCGGATCTGGAGACAAACTGCCAAGCCTTCAGAGTGTGCACCGCGGGATCCACCTACGGCTTCCAATCCTTCCTCTGCCCCAACGGTACTCTGTTCAACCAAGCCGTCTTCGTCTGCGACTGGTGGATGAACGTTAAATGCGAAGCTTCACAGAATTTTTTCAACAACAACGAGAAATTCGGAAACCTGAAGCTTGGGCCGCAACTTATGAAAGATATCAAGAAGATGATTACACATCCCATGAGAAATCCTATAGACAAAGGTGTCATGAAAGGCAATCTTGTTGTTATGCAAGACTATAAGCCACCTTCCGGACAATTATTCCCCAACAGTGCCCTAATAGCAAGCGCAGATAGAACTCCTAGTAATGTCTTCGTACCACCAAAAATCACACAGCAACACTTCGGACAAAGCAACTTTATTAGAGACACGTCTTTCGCTTTTTCAACACCGAGTCCCTCGTACATACCGTTTGATGTGCAACCGACGCAGGCAGATGCGGAAGTATTCCAGCGGCAGCGGCAAAATGGACAACAGTGGCAAAATGGGCAACAGTGGCAAAGCGGCCAACAGTTTCAAAACGGCCAACAGTGGCAAAACGGCCAACAGTTTCAAAATGGCCAACAGTGGCAAAACGGCCAACAGTGGCAAAACGGCCAACAGTGGCAAAATAACGGACAAAACTCACAATCTGGAAATCAGTTCGGTCGTCTCGTACAACCTACTAGTAGTACCAATAACAATGTTAACACGATTCGTCAAAATCAATTAAGTCAGACTCAACTAAACCCAGCACCGACAACTTATAACCCACAGAATTTCAACAATCAAAGAATACAGGGTAACAGACAAAATGCACAATACACAGCCAATAAAACTCCCGTACAGTGGAACAGTGGAAAACAAGCTGAATTTGGAGTTTCTTTAACAAACCAACAATTCAATCACAACTCAAATCAAGCAAGTCAACAACAAAACTTAGGGTTCCCAAAATTCTCAAGCGACATTAAAGGTCCAGTGGGCAATAAAGCCAAAGAGAATCTGGTAAGTAACAATGATATACCATCTACTGtcataacaaaaacaataactgttAATCGAATTATTCAAGAACCCAAGACAGGCCAACCTAAATCTCGAGTAGTGTTCAAAACTTGGATTGTTAAACCCTCTAAAGCTGCTAAATTAGTTGCAGAACCTACTGCGTACACATATAGTCGTCCTACTCCGCCAATTAGTGAACGACAAGTAGAAGCAAGCACTCCTTATGTTTATAATAGACCAACCACCCCACCACCGCCTCCACCCTCACCACCACCAGCAAAAATTATCTCAGAACCTGACGAATCTTATGTTTACAATAGACCCACAGTAGCGGCTAAGGTAGTATCAGAGCTAGACGAACCGTatgtttataataaaccaacagtGGCTGCTAAGGTAAGGTCAAATGTTAGACAGCTTCCTCGAGTAACAGAAGCAGAAGAGCCTTATGTTTACAACAGGCCGACACCTGCAGTTAAAATAGTATCAACGGTTAGACAAGTTCCTCGCGCGTACCTTCCTCCAACTACACCAGCTCCAACAGTAGCTAGATTATACCAACCACCGACTACAGTAGAACCAACCAAACCCTCCCGTCTTTACTTGACTCCGACTACGTTAAATCCACTAGAAAGAATATACTTACCGCCATCTCAACCTGCACCTTTTAGACAATACTTAACACCCAATACAGATATACAAAGTCCTTTCTCTCAAAATGAAAAACTTATTGCCGCTCCGACCTCACCTTCGCCCGTCTATGTTGCTCCAACTAAAGAGATTTCTACTCAACCATCTTTCACCCTCACTAAGCACTCCCGTATTAACGCAAACCATAACAACTTGACATTTGCAGATATACTAACTAAAGAAAAACTTGATATAACAGTTAATGACATAGTTAAAGACACCAGTAAAATCCTTAAATCTGCTTCTAATGAACAGTTTGGTCGACTCACCCAAGATTTGAATTCAGTTGACTATCCTGAAGAGAATGCCTATTTACCGCCAGATTCCAATCCATCGAGTAAAGAGAGTCTAACTCCATCAACCTTACCAGATACAGCAAAAAGTTCTCGTCTGAACCAAGCTCCATCAAAAGACTTAGAACCTCCACTAGAAACTCCCAAAGATATTAAAAATACTAACCAGCTCTCTAATCTACCTTTTTTTAAACAACCCACCAACACAATCGAACGAACAGTCTCTTTGAAAATTTCTATTCCAGAAAACGTAGCGTCGTacctttttaaaaatactaatgaGAGTGACTTGGATAGATTAGAGATACTCAACACGGGAAGCAGCAATTATTTAGTCCTCACTAACCAACTCGCCACAAGTACCACTCCTACTTTCATTCCAATCGGTAAACTGATAGCAgataaaaattcatctctttCAAATTCACAGGCACTGGTGTTCTCTTTACTGGCTAATTCTATCAATGTGGCCAAAGAATACAGCAACATCGCACAACAAAACGTACTACCAGCAACATCCACACAACCACAGTTCCAGAACGTCAACGAAGAGGAGCTAGCTCGCATCACTAACCAAATATCACAACTCACGTCATCTCAGTACTCTGGCAATAATCAAAATGGCAATCTTGGCAATGCAAAAATTGTATCCACTTCTCAAACTACCACATCAAATTCCGGAACTGAACACACACAAACGCAATTCACAAACAACTTAGTACAAAACAGTGGAAAGAGCGGACAGTTAAACGTAACACCACAACAAAGCGGCAGTTTTTACTCATCACAATTCCAATTTGGAAATGGATTTGGACCAATGGTTTCTAATGCTAATCAGAACCAAGTATATAGCGGTCAACTATACCAGCTCCCGGTTCCACAAGTAACTGAGCAGGTCTACAACAAGGGAAGTCCAGCGAAGCTTATTCAAGCCGACAATGTTAACAATTTTGCATCTGAAGCTGAACACCTCCAGACCAATCAACAATCAAAtgcaaaaaataacattaaccaATCTAAACAGTCCAGTGCAGATGTTGAAATAGTTCAATCACACAGTTTACCCGTACCAAGCCCGGCAAAGTTGCAGGTCGCACCTGAAGAAGCAAATTTCAACAGCCAAGAATCTTCACAAGCTTTCATTAACAACTTTTTAAATAGCGAAGGAATATCGGCTCAAGTTCAAGATAATATTATCGGGACAATACCGCATCCTttagagaaaaataaatttgtgaCGTACAAAAAAGATCAATCGTACTCTTTTTACACGAGGTTGGATGGCAATGATTTAGACCAACCAACCGCGAGTAGCCGAAATCCACAACTGAACGCAGGGAGTCAGCAGAATGCTAAACTAACACAGGCAGATGAAGATATTTTCCAATTAATCCCGTCTGTCGGCTACCAACTGGAGGATGAAAAAGAGCAAGAGAAAATACTCAACGCTTTTAATATTAACGAATTCGGAAGTCCTAAATCAGAAAACAACAACAATAACGAAGGGTATATACTTCCAACCCCTACTAATCGCAGAAGTGATGTCCTTACCACTAATGTAGATTTTTCTGTGACCCATCCTTTTGCCAAGCAACTTCTCGTTCAAAGAAGACCTAATGCTATTTATGATGGGCCTTCGTCATACTCAGCTCCTCAAGGATCAATAGGCTTTCTAGATACGAGTCAACGGATTTTGCAGAACCAAAATTTAAATGCTAGGTTAGAACAGTTTGATATTGTAAGTAGTAACGGCAATGGATATCCTCCAAATTCTCAAAGACAGTTTGGATACTAA
- the LOC134655010 gene encoding putative uncharacterized protein DDB_G0285119 isoform X2, which translates to MWRLVFVCLLSWAGGQSGRAPRQDHHGRGWDIRLAVPGKPGNDYPTLANIPRTTFSCAGRQPGYYADLETNCQAFRVCTAGSTYGFQSFLCPNGTLFNQAVFVCDWWMNVKCEASQNFFNNNEKFGNLKLGPQLMKDIKKMITHPMRNPIDKGVMKGNLVVMQDYKPPSGQLFPNSALIASADRTPSNVFVPPKITQQHFGQSNFIRDTSFAFSTPSPSYIPFDVQPTQADAEVFQRQRQNGQQWQNGQQWQSGQQFQNGQQWQNGQQFQNGQQWQNGQQWQNGQQWQNNGQNSQSGNQFGRLVQPTSSTNNNVNTIRQNQLSQTQLNPAPTTYNPQNFNNQRIQGNRQNAQYTANKTPVQWNSGKQAEFGVSLTNQQFNHNSNQASQQQNLGFPKFSSDIKGPVGNKAKENLALVFSLLANSINVAKEYSNIAQQNVLPATSTQPQFQNVNEEELARITNQISQLTSSQYSGNNQNGNLGNAKIVSTSQTTTSNSGTEHTQTQFTNNLVQNSGKSGQLNVTPQQSGSFYSSQFQFGNGFGPMVSNANQNQVYSGQLYQLPVPQVTEQVYNKGSPAKLIQADNVNNFASEAEHLQTNQQSNAKNNINQSKQSSADVEIVQSHSLPVPSPAKLQVAPEEANFNSQESSQAFINNFLNSEGISAQVQDNIIGTIPHPLEKNKFVTYKKDQSYSFYTRLDGNDLDQPTASSRNPQLNAGSQQNAKLTQADEDIFQLIPSVGYQLEDEKEQEKILNAFNINEFGSPKSENNNNNEGYILPTPTNRRSDVLTTNVDFSVTHPFAKQLLVQRRPNAIYDGPSSYSAPQGSIGFLDTSQRILQNQNLNARLEQFDIVSSNGNGYPPNSQRQFGY; encoded by the exons ATGTGGAGATTGGTTTTCG TATGCTTGTTATCCTGGGCGGGCGGGCAGAGCGGGCGCGCGCCGCGGCAGGACCACCACGGGCGAGGCTGGGACATCCGACTCGCCGTCCCAGGCAAGCCGGGAAACGACTACCCCACGCTCGCCAACATCCCAAGAACGACCTTCTCTTGCGCTGGTAGACAACCAG GTTACTATGCGGATCTGGAGACAAACTGCCAAGCCTTCAGAGTGTGCACCGCGGGATCCACCTACGGCTTCCAATCCTTCCTCTGCCCCAACGGTACTCTGTTCAACCAAGCCGTCTTCGTCTGCGACTGGTGGATGAACGTTAAATGCGAAGCTTCACAGAATTTTTTCAACAACAACGAGAAATTCGGAAACCTGAAGCTTGGGCCGCAACTTATGAAAGATATCAAGAAGATGATTACACATCCCATGAGAAATCCTATAGACAAAGGTGTCATGAAAGGCAATCTTGTTGTTATGCAAGACTATAAGCCACCTTCCGGACAATTATTCCCCAACAGTGCCCTAATAGCAAGCGCAGATAGAACTCCTAGTAATGTCTTCGTACCACCAAAAATCACACAGCAACACTTCGGACAAAGCAACTTTATTAGAGACACGTCTTTCGCTTTTTCAACACCGAGTCCCTCGTACATACCGTTTGATGTGCAACCGACGCAGGCAGATGCGGAAGTATTCCAGCGGCAGCGGCAAAATGGACAACAGTGGCAAAATGGGCAACAGTGGCAAAGCGGCCAACAGTTTCAAAACGGCCAACAGTGGCAAAACGGCCAACAGTTTCAAAATGGCCAACAGTGGCAAAACGGCCAACAGTGGCAAAACGGCCAACAGTGGCAAAATAACGGACAAAACTCACAATCTGGAAATCAGTTCGGTCGTCTCGTACAACCTACTAGTAGTACCAATAACAATGTTAACACGATTCGTCAAAATCAATTAAGTCAGACTCAACTAAACCCAGCACCGACAACTTATAACCCACAGAATTTCAACAATCAAAGAATACAGGGTAACAGACAAAATGCACAATACACAGCCAATAAAACTCCCGTACAGTGGAACAGTGGAAAACAAGCTGAATTTGGAGTTTCTTTAACAAACCAACAATTCAATCACAACTCAAATCAAGCAAGTCAACAACAAAACTTAGGGTTCCCAAAATTCTCAAGCGACATTAAAGGTCCAGTGGGCAATAAAGCCAAAGAGAATCTG GCACTGGTGTTCTCTTTACTGGCTAATTCTATCAATGTGGCCAAAGAATACAGCAACATCGCACAACAAAACGTACTACCAGCAACATCCACACAACCACAGTTCCAGAACGTCAACGAAGAGGAGCTAGCTCGCATCACTAACCAAATATCACAACTCACGTCATCTCAGTACTCTGGCAATAATCAAAATGGCAATCTTGGCAATGCAAAAATTGTATCCACTTCTCAAACTACCACATCAAATTCCGGAACTGAACACACACAAACGCAATTCACAAACAACTTAGTACAAAACAGTGGAAAGAGCGGACAGTTAAACGTAACACCACAACAAAGCGGCAGTTTTTACTCATCACAATTCCAATTTGGAAATGGATTTGGACCAATGGTTTCTAATGCTAATCAGAACCAAGTATATAGCGGTCAACTATACCAGCTCCCGGTTCCACAAGTAACTGAGCAGGTCTACAACAAGGGAAGTCCAGCGAAGCTTATTCAAGCCGACAATGTTAACAATTTTGCATCTGAAGCTGAACACCTCCAGACCAATCAACAATCAAAtgcaaaaaataacattaaccaATCTAAACAGTCCAGTGCAGATGTTGAAATAGTTCAATCACACAGTTTACCCGTACCAAGCCCGGCAAAGTTGCAGGTCGCACCTGAAGAAGCAAATTTCAACAGCCAAGAATCTTCACAAGCTTTCATTAACAACTTTTTAAATAGCGAAGGAATATCGGCTCAAGTTCAAGATAATATTATCGGGACAATACCGCATCCTttagagaaaaataaatttgtgaCGTACAAAAAAGATCAATCGTACTCTTTTTACACGAGGTTGGATGGCAATGATTTAGACCAACCAACCGCGAGTAGCCGAAATCCACAACTGAACGCAGGGAGTCAGCAGAATGCTAAACTAACACAGGCAGATGAAGATATTTTCCAATTAATCCCGTCTGTCGGCTACCAACTGGAGGATGAAAAAGAGCAAGAGAAAATACTCAACGCTTTTAATATTAACGAATTCGGAAGTCCTAAATCAGAAAACAACAACAATAACGAAGGGTATATACTTCCAACCCCTACTAATCGCAGAAGTGATGTCCTTACCACTAATGTAGATTTTTCTGTGACCCATCCTTTTGCCAAGCAACTTCTCGTTCAAAGAAGACCTAATGCTATTTATGATGGGCCTTCGTCATACTCAGCTCCTCAAGGATCAATAGGCTTTCTAGATACGAGTCAACGGATTTTGCAGAACCAAAATTTAAATGCTAGGTTAGAACAGTTTGATATTGTAAGTAGTAACGGCAATGGATATCCTCCAAATTCTCAAAGACAGTTTGGATACTAA